In Pseudobacter ginsenosidimutans, the following are encoded in one genomic region:
- a CDS encoding ATP-binding protein, which translates to MDNETIRQLKEAVELSPENVPLRLHLAEVMLKAKMYADASSQFSEVLARSYGNLKAKLGLAEASFYQHKYSTALIIYEEIQDSMPVPAMVLYVKCLLKENSRAQAVEVYQKVIALHPEFRDEEIDQMLRMSGHGSASDHEEEEEEDYARTDSDSKYFLQKPDVKFSDVGGMKRIKDEIAIKIIQPLKNPELYKAFGKKTGGGILLYGPPGCGKTFIAKATAGEIDAKFISIGLHDILDMWIGNSEKNLHAIFELARKNAPCVLFFDEVDAMGASRNDMKQSAMRHVINQFLSEMDGVNSSNEGVLILAATNAPWSVDPAFRRPGRFDRVIFVEPPDEKAREEIMESMLQNKPVQDVDVKKIAKETNDYSGADLQAVIDIAIEDKLRESLSSGVLQPIGTKDLLKGVKAHRPTTLEWFASARNYALYANESGLYDDILKFLKIKK; encoded by the coding sequence ATGGACAACGAAACCATCAGACAGTTAAAAGAAGCAGTAGAATTATCTCCTGAGAATGTACCCCTGCGCCTTCACCTGGCGGAAGTGATGCTGAAAGCAAAAATGTATGCGGATGCATCCTCCCAGTTCAGTGAAGTGCTGGCAAGAAGTTACGGAAATCTCAAAGCGAAGCTCGGCCTGGCCGAAGCTTCGTTCTATCAGCACAAATATTCAACAGCGCTCATCATCTATGAAGAGATACAGGATAGTATGCCTGTTCCCGCCATGGTGCTCTACGTGAAATGCCTGTTGAAAGAAAACTCACGCGCACAGGCTGTGGAAGTGTACCAGAAAGTGATTGCCCTTCATCCTGAATTCAGGGATGAGGAGATCGATCAGATGCTGCGTATGTCCGGCCACGGTAGTGCTTCCGATCATGAGGAAGAAGAGGAGGAAGATTATGCACGAACCGACTCAGACAGCAAATATTTCCTGCAGAAACCCGATGTGAAATTCTCCGATGTAGGAGGGATGAAGCGCATCAAGGACGAGATCGCCATCAAGATCATCCAGCCGCTGAAGAACCCGGAGCTCTACAAGGCTTTCGGCAAGAAAACAGGAGGCGGGATATTGTTGTATGGGCCTCCGGGTTGCGGAAAGACTTTCATTGCCAAAGCTACGGCAGGGGAGATCGATGCGAAATTCATCAGCATTGGTCTGCATGATATTCTCGACATGTGGATCGGCAACAGTGAAAAGAACCTGCACGCCATATTTGAACTGGCCCGCAAGAATGCGCCCTGTGTGCTTTTCTTTGATGAGGTGGATGCCATGGGCGCCAGCCGTAACGATATGAAGCAGTCGGCCATGCGTCATGTGATCAACCAGTTCCTTTCTGAAATGGATGGCGTGAACAGCAGCAATGAAGGCGTACTGATCCTTGCCGCTACCAATGCTCCCTGGAGCGTGGACCCGGCATTCCGCCGTCCCGGCCGCTTCGACCGCGTGATCTTTGTAGAGCCACCGGACGAAAAAGCGCGTGAAGAGATCATGGAAAGCATGCTGCAGAATAAACCTGTGCAGGATGTGGATGTGAAGAAAATAGCGAAGGAAACGAATGATTATTCCGGCGCTGACCTGCAGGCCGTGATCGATATCGCCATCGAAGATAAGCTCCGCGAATCCCTCAGCAGCGGTGTATTACAGCCTATCGGCACCAAAGATCTGCTGAAAGGAGTGAAAGCACATCGCCCCACAACCCTGGAATGGTTTGCCTCCGCGCGCAATTACGCACTCTACGCAAACGAGTCCGGCCTCTATGATGATATCCTGAAATTCCTTAAGATCAAAAAGTAA
- a CDS encoding YqjF family protein gives MSKPFLTAAWKNLVLINYSVDPSILKPYLPYGVELDTFNGIHYLSLVGFMFRDTSVMGMKIPFHVNFPEVNLRFYVKYNDLGKWKRGVVFLSEIVPKHAVAFIANSIYRENYRRMPMRVTEEIDAHRISASYEWKFRNSWNQVAVSALNQPIVLQEGSEEEFITEHFWGYAKYSAEEASEYQVKHPRWNTFNVDSYNIECDFSSLYGKAFSELNNQEPVSVFFAEGSAIEVYPKRLVSRF, from the coding sequence ATGTCAAAGCCATTCCTAACCGCCGCCTGGAAGAATTTAGTGCTAATTAATTACAGTGTTGATCCTTCAATACTGAAGCCTTATCTGCCTTATGGCGTGGAACTGGATACCTTCAATGGTATCCACTACCTGAGCCTGGTGGGTTTCATGTTCCGCGATACCAGTGTGATGGGTATGAAAATTCCTTTTCATGTAAACTTCCCGGAAGTGAATCTTCGCTTCTATGTAAAGTATAATGATCTTGGAAAATGGAAAAGAGGAGTGGTGTTCCTGAGTGAGATCGTACCGAAACATGCAGTGGCCTTTATCGCCAACAGCATTTATAGAGAGAATTACCGCCGTATGCCAATGCGGGTGACCGAAGAAATAGATGCGCACCGGATCAGTGCCAGTTACGAATGGAAATTCCGAAATTCCTGGAACCAGGTGGCTGTGTCTGCTCTCAACCAGCCAATTGTTTTACAGGAAGGATCCGAAGAAGAATTCATTACAGAACATTTCTGGGGCTATGCTAAATACTCAGCTGAAGAAGCTTCGGAATATCAGGTGAAGCATCCACGCTGGAATACTTTTAATGTAGATTCATATAATATTGAATGTGATTTCAGCTCCTTATACGGAAAGGCTTTTAGCGAACTCAACAACCAGGAGCCGGTTTCTGTTTTCTTTGCAGAAGGTTCCGCCATTGAAGTATATCCAAAACGTCTTGTATCCAGGTTTTGA
- a CDS encoding RNA polymerase sigma factor: MSTHNQDNQLLLRIAQGDESAFRQLFDQYRDLIYSFSYHLTQSDIIAKDVVQDIFVKIWTTRSTLDQIVSIRAWMLRLTRNHVLNGLKRKAHEEALLREIGSRLSHSLQPTEEAVHYRELEKQLQQAIAQLPQQQQRCYLLSRDAGMKHDEIATTLGISQETVKKHIMAAIQSIKKYLTRSGNLLPEFFLFFL; the protein is encoded by the coding sequence TTGAGCACCCATAACCAGGATAACCAACTGCTGCTGCGCATTGCTCAAGGCGACGAATCCGCCTTCCGGCAACTGTTTGACCAATACCGGGATCTCATCTATTCCTTTTCTTATCATCTTACCCAATCGGATATCATCGCAAAAGACGTTGTGCAGGATATCTTCGTAAAGATCTGGACCACCCGTTCCACGCTGGACCAGATTGTGAGCATCCGCGCCTGGATGCTGCGCCTCACGCGTAATCATGTGCTCAATGGCCTTAAAAGAAAAGCACATGAAGAAGCCCTGCTGCGCGAGATCGGCTCCAGGCTCTCACATTCTCTTCAGCCTACCGAAGAAGCCGTTCATTACCGCGAACTGGAAAAGCAATTGCAGCAAGCCATTGCTCAGCTTCCGCAACAGCAACAGCGTTGCTACCTTCTTAGCAGGGACGCAGGCATGAAGCACGATGAAATAGCCACTACACTTGGCATTTCACAGGAGACCGTAAAGAAGCATATCATGGCCGCCATCCAATCCATCAAAAAATACCTCACCCGCAGCGGCAACCTGCTGCCTGAATTCTTTCTCTTTTTCCTGTAA
- a CDS encoding NAD(P)/FAD-dependent oxidoreductase, which yields MKVVIVGGGFGGLRLARKLNNKPGFEVTLLDRFNYHQFQPLFYQVATAGLDASNISFPLRKVFHKSKNVRIRLGELKEVVHDQNLIRTSIGDMEYDVLVLATGAGTNFFGNKALEEHAFPMKSTIEALQLRHTLIQHFEDALQATTPEEMEQLLTLVVVGGGPTGVELSGALAELKRYVLPKDFPEIDFTKMKIYLLEGSPRTLAAMSEKSSADSRKYLEKLGVTVMTGTAVQDYDGETVLLKNGSVIRSKLVIWAAGIKGNLPAGIRPELIARGNRVKVDGFNKVLDTANVYAIGDIASMELPDYPNGHPQVAAVAIQQADQLAANLIRIESKSSAKHIKSFSYYDKGSMATVGRNLAVVDIPRPKLHMKGFPAWMVWMGLHLMLILGVKNRLFVFLNWLYSYFTYDQSLRLLFNNTKPPKRTAHVKAIPNRRLEEFSAN from the coding sequence ATGAAAGTTGTGATAGTAGGAGGCGGCTTCGGTGGCCTCCGGTTAGCCCGGAAACTGAACAACAAACCCGGATTTGAAGTAACCCTGTTAGACAGATTCAATTATCACCAGTTTCAACCTTTGTTCTACCAGGTAGCTACGGCAGGCCTCGATGCCAGCAATATTTCCTTCCCGCTTCGGAAAGTATTCCACAAATCAAAGAATGTACGCATCCGTTTGGGTGAGCTCAAAGAAGTGGTGCACGATCAGAACCTGATCCGAACTTCCATTGGAGATATGGAATACGATGTACTGGTGCTGGCCACCGGCGCAGGCACTAATTTCTTCGGCAACAAAGCCCTGGAAGAACATGCATTCCCGATGAAAAGCACCATCGAAGCGCTGCAGCTGCGTCATACGCTGATCCAGCATTTTGAAGATGCCCTGCAGGCAACAACACCCGAAGAAATGGAACAACTGCTCACGCTGGTGGTAGTGGGTGGTGGCCCTACAGGCGTGGAGCTCAGCGGCGCACTGGCTGAATTGAAAAGATATGTGCTGCCCAAGGACTTCCCTGAGATCGACTTCACCAAAATGAAGATCTATCTTCTCGAAGGCTCTCCCCGCACGCTGGCGGCCATGAGCGAAAAATCTTCCGCCGATTCACGCAAATACCTGGAAAAGCTGGGCGTTACCGTTATGACAGGCACAGCCGTGCAGGATTACGATGGTGAAACTGTACTGCTGAAAAATGGTTCCGTCATCCGTTCCAAACTGGTGATCTGGGCCGCTGGTATCAAGGGTAACCTGCCCGCAGGTATCAGGCCTGAGCTGATAGCAAGAGGCAACAGGGTAAAGGTGGACGGCTTCAACAAAGTACTGGATACCGCCAACGTATATGCGATCGGCGATATCGCCAGTATGGAACTGCCTGACTATCCTAACGGTCACCCTCAGGTGGCCGCCGTGGCTATTCAACAGGCCGACCAGTTAGCAGCCAACCTGATAAGGATCGAGAGCAAGAGCAGCGCAAAACATATCAAAAGCTTCAGCTATTATGATAAGGGCTCCATGGCTACTGTAGGCCGTAACCTGGCGGTGGTGGACATTCCCCGCCCAAAATTGCACATGAAGGGATTCCCTGCCTGGATGGTTTGGATGGGATTGCACCTGATGCTGATCCTGGGCGTGAAGAACAGGTTGTTCGTATTTTTGAACTGGTTGTACAGCTACTTTACTTACGACCAAAGCCTGAGATTATTGTTCAATAATACCAAACCACCGAAAAGGACAGCCCATGTCAAAGCCATTCCTAACCGCCGCCTGGAAGAATTTAGTGCTAATTAA
- a CDS encoding FecR family protein, which produces MDTNRIDWLFRKYFDASCTEEERREFLELVAQGRQDENLQQLLEEKLQEYAPDRKLDQLSADALFNTIMQKTDQREPARVVELNRRSPPYKWLVGIAVAIAVVCLNIWFWDKDNYSGNDPQQVEVFKEKDTTHPVPGTNKAMLVLADGSIVALDSASDGTIATQGNTRVLKQGKGELSYEAGNHSQNGEVQFNTLSTPYGGQYRIKLPDGSRVWLNAASSIRYPTAFTGKTRSVSITGEAYFEVERNTAKPFVVQTGKMGVEVLGTHFNVNSYDDEPVSRTTLVEGSVRVNTAGSAQDIAVLKPGEQAQWKPEDAKMNIRKVDVESVTAWKNGYFHFDGTPGAEVMRQVSRWYDVNIEINGKVGRHFRGMIPRNASLDEVLHMLSLTGEFKYKTEGRTVRILP; this is translated from the coding sequence ATGGACACAAACAGGATCGATTGGCTATTCAGGAAATATTTCGATGCCAGTTGTACAGAAGAGGAGAGAAGGGAGTTCCTTGAACTGGTGGCGCAGGGCCGGCAGGACGAAAACCTGCAACAATTGCTGGAAGAGAAATTACAGGAATATGCACCTGACAGAAAACTGGACCAGCTCAGCGCAGATGCTTTGTTCAATACCATCATGCAAAAAACAGATCAAAGAGAACCTGCACGCGTGGTGGAACTGAACAGGAGATCACCGCCTTATAAATGGCTGGTGGGTATTGCTGTTGCCATTGCCGTAGTGTGCCTGAACATCTGGTTCTGGGACAAGGATAATTATTCCGGTAACGATCCGCAGCAAGTGGAAGTCTTCAAAGAAAAAGACACTACACATCCCGTTCCCGGCACCAACAAAGCGATGCTGGTACTGGCCGATGGCAGTATCGTTGCGCTGGATTCCGCAAGCGATGGCACCATCGCCACACAAGGCAATACACGGGTATTGAAACAAGGTAAAGGCGAGCTTAGTTACGAAGCCGGTAACCATTCACAAAATGGAGAAGTGCAATTCAACACACTCTCCACACCTTACGGAGGACAGTATCGCATCAAACTGCCGGACGGTAGCCGTGTATGGCTGAATGCCGCCTCCAGCATACGTTATCCCACAGCATTCACCGGCAAAACAAGATCTGTTTCTATCACCGGCGAAGCCTATTTTGAAGTGGAAAGAAATACAGCAAAGCCCTTTGTGGTGCAGACAGGCAAAATGGGAGTTGAGGTGCTGGGCACTCACTTCAATGTGAATAGTTATGATGATGAACCTGTCAGCAGAACAACCCTGGTGGAAGGCAGTGTGAGAGTGAATACAGCAGGTTCCGCGCAGGATATAGCCGTTCTGAAACCTGGTGAACAGGCACAATGGAAACCGGAAGATGCAAAAATGAATATTAGAAAAGTGGACGTGGAATCCGTTACGGCGTGGAAGAATGGTTATTTCCATTTCGATGGAACGCCGGGAGCAGAAGTGATGAGACAGGTGAGCCGATGGTACGATGTGAACATCGAAATAAATGGAAAAGTGGGCAGGCACTTCAGAGGCATGATACCCCGCAATGCCTCGCTGGATGAAGTACTGCACATGCTGAGCCTGACAGGGGAATTCAAATACAAAACAGAAGGGAGGACCGTGCGGATCTTACCATAA
- a CDS encoding SusC/RagA family TonB-linked outer membrane protein — MKLIAILLLVGCLQVSAKGYAQKITLHEKNAPLQKIFKEIRKQSGYLFLYTDELIRDARNTDVVVKEVPLEEALRAAFKEQPLTFTIVNKTIIVRRKEEPAPVPAVTLEIFAKHSIKGTVVDEDNTPISGASVVLNGSKHGTSTGAAGEFVLNDVNSGEYEIVVTSVGFARLTQKIRVRDESLNLTLTLTKSASRLDEIVVTAYGSGRQGSITGSVSTMTSKQLEHSPRASVQDNLQGNVSGVMVSTGSGQPGYSGNVRIRGIGSINAGNVPLYVVDGVPLYASDLNSLNTSDVASISVLKDASAATLYGSRAANGVIIITTKKGVAGKTQFSASAQTGSNTITNVQGSTPLNTNEMLELLKEGWVNTGKNAADFEAEMKANGVDPTINTDWFDALIRRGAYQQFDLSASGGNDKSKFYASASYYNAKAPMLGSDFKRYTTKINLSNQATSRFSFSLGLLASATKSNLVKDEGSNANPVRAYKRYQPWLRIYKDDGSYDLSYSNNYNPVAFVKENRLTQDRYNFLGNIGAKLVIINGLTLETQNSVDFQYSENFDYAKSGIGTARTNGGIADYGTGKIINFVSTNILRYKKDWGVHGLETFIGYEGQKIQSSGVTLTKRNFIPNTYTLDNASVLVSGGSSGTSNTLMGGFSNVSYNYDGRYYLSGSFRRDGSSRFGEDQKFGNFWSVGASWNVAAEKFMHTQKLFSDLRLRVTYGSNGNQSIGDFESRGLYGNTYSYDNNPGFALIQYGNELLTWEKNKPFNVGVDFGILNSRIQGSLEYYVRTTSALLLERPVSATNGVTSVMQNIGSMENSGIELEMNSLNIQSKENGFSWNTRFMFATLKNKITRLQSPIVGTFNRYEGGDFYQYYLPGFAGADENNGESLWYTDGTKSTTTNVYGNAARFNQGSALPDWYAGITNTFAFKGISLSFQFYGNFGNKLYDNWGSNSYGDGSAGFGPTSALPRYYYENRWQKAGDKGKQPKVMYRGSQSGSSNHSSTRFLYDGDYIRLRDITVGYELPKQWINNLHLGSARIYLRSNNLYTWLKDDRLSFDPEVGVDGYVDQNAPIYKTILVGLDIKF; from the coding sequence ATGAAATTGATTGCAATACTGCTGTTAGTTGGCTGTTTGCAGGTGAGCGCAAAAGGGTACGCTCAGAAGATCACACTGCATGAGAAAAACGCCCCGCTTCAGAAGATCTTCAAAGAGATCAGAAAGCAAAGCGGGTATCTTTTTTTGTACACTGACGAATTAATCAGGGATGCCAGGAATACCGATGTGGTAGTGAAGGAAGTTCCGCTGGAAGAAGCGCTGAGAGCGGCTTTCAAAGAACAGCCCCTCACTTTCACCATCGTGAACAAAACAATTATCGTTAGAAGAAAAGAGGAACCGGCCCCGGTACCAGCGGTTACTTTGGAGATCTTTGCCAAACATTCCATCAAAGGAACGGTAGTGGATGAAGACAATACGCCCATCAGCGGCGCTTCCGTTGTACTTAACGGCTCCAAACACGGCACCAGCACCGGCGCTGCCGGCGAATTTGTACTGAACGATGTGAACTCCGGAGAATACGAGATCGTAGTTACTTCCGTGGGATTTGCCAGGCTCACGCAAAAGATCAGGGTTAGGGACGAAAGCCTGAACCTGACGCTCACCCTCACAAAAAGCGCTTCCCGCCTCGATGAGATAGTGGTAACAGCATATGGCAGCGGCAGGCAGGGTAGTATCACAGGCTCCGTGAGCACCATGACCTCCAAACAACTGGAACACTCACCACGCGCATCAGTGCAGGATAACCTGCAGGGTAATGTGAGCGGTGTGATGGTATCTACAGGTTCAGGACAACCGGGATATTCCGGTAATGTTCGCATACGCGGTATCGGTAGTATCAATGCAGGCAACGTGCCCCTTTACGTGGTGGACGGAGTGCCGCTCTACGCCAGCGACCTCAACAGTCTCAATACTTCCGATGTGGCCAGCATCTCAGTACTGAAAGATGCTTCCGCCGCAACGCTCTATGGTTCCCGCGCCGCCAACGGGGTGATCATCATTACCACCAAAAAAGGAGTGGCCGGTAAAACGCAGTTCAGCGCTTCCGCTCAGACCGGCTCCAATACCATCACCAATGTGCAGGGCTCAACTCCTCTCAATACGAATGAAATGCTGGAACTGCTGAAAGAAGGTTGGGTGAATACAGGAAAGAATGCCGCGGACTTCGAAGCAGAAATGAAAGCGAACGGCGTTGATCCCACTATCAATACAGACTGGTTCGATGCACTGATCCGCAGAGGAGCCTACCAGCAATTTGACCTCTCTGCCAGCGGGGGTAACGATAAATCCAAATTCTATGCTTCAGCCAGCTACTACAACGCCAAAGCGCCCATGCTGGGCAGTGATTTCAAAAGATATACCACCAAGATCAATCTCAGCAACCAGGCCACTTCCAGATTCTCCTTCTCGCTCGGATTACTCGCCAGCGCCACCAAGTCGAATCTTGTGAAGGACGAAGGCAGCAATGCCAATCCCGTTCGCGCTTATAAACGCTACCAGCCCTGGCTGAGGATCTACAAAGACGATGGCTCCTATGATCTCAGTTATTCCAACAACTACAATCCCGTGGCATTCGTGAAAGAGAACCGGCTCACGCAGGACAGGTATAATTTCCTCGGAAATATCGGCGCCAAACTGGTGATCATAAATGGCCTTACACTGGAAACGCAGAACAGCGTTGACTTTCAGTATTCTGAAAATTTCGATTATGCAAAGTCGGGCATCGGTACAGCAAGGACCAATGGTGGTATCGCCGATTACGGAACCGGCAAGATCATAAACTTTGTGAGCACTAATATCCTTCGTTATAAAAAAGACTGGGGCGTACATGGCCTCGAAACTTTTATCGGTTATGAAGGACAAAAAATCCAGTCCTCCGGTGTTACCCTCACCAAAAGGAATTTCATACCCAACACGTATACGCTGGACAATGCATCCGTACTGGTTTCCGGAGGAAGCTCCGGCACCAGCAATACATTGATGGGCGGCTTCAGCAATGTTTCCTATAATTACGACGGCAGGTATTATTTATCCGGCTCATTCAGAAGGGATGGTTCCTCCCGCTTCGGAGAGGACCAGAAATTCGGTAATTTCTGGTCAGTAGGCGCCAGCTGGAATGTAGCTGCCGAAAAATTCATGCACACGCAGAAGCTTTTCTCCGATCTGCGTCTCCGTGTAACCTATGGCAGCAATGGCAACCAGAGCATCGGAGATTTTGAGTCGAGAGGTTTGTATGGCAATACCTATTCCTACGATAATAACCCCGGCTTTGCTTTGATCCAGTATGGCAATGAGCTGCTTACCTGGGAAAAGAACAAACCTTTCAATGTTGGTGTGGATTTCGGGATCCTGAATTCCCGTATCCAGGGCTCGCTGGAATATTATGTGCGAACCACTTCAGCGCTGTTGCTGGAGCGTCCGGTTTCCGCTACCAACGGTGTTACCAGTGTGATGCAGAATATCGGATCGATGGAGAACAGTGGGATCGAACTGGAGATGAACAGTCTGAATATCCAGTCCAAAGAGAACGGCTTCAGCTGGAATACACGATTCATGTTCGCTACGCTCAAAAACAAGATCACCAGGCTGCAAAGCCCGATAGTAGGCACTTTCAACCGTTACGAAGGCGGCGATTTCTACCAGTATTACCTGCCCGGATTTGCAGGAGCTGATGAGAACAATGGTGAATCGCTCTGGTATACAGACGGCACCAAGAGCACTACCACCAATGTATACGGAAATGCGGCGCGCTTCAACCAGGGCTCGGCATTGCCGGACTGGTATGCAGGCATCACCAATACTTTTGCATTCAAAGGTATCAGTCTCAGCTTCCAGTTCTATGGCAATTTCGGTAACAAACTCTATGATAACTGGGGCTCCAACTCTTATGGCGACGGATCAGCCGGTTTCGGTCCTACATCAGCGTTACCCCGCTACTATTACGAGAACAGATGGCAGAAGGCAGGCGATAAAGGCAAACAACCCAAAGTGATGTACCGCGGCTCGCAAAGCGGCTCCAGCAACCATTCCAGCACGAGGTTCCTCTATGATGGCGACTATATCCGTCTCCGTGATATCACTGTTGGCTACGAACTCCCCAAACAATGGATCAACAACCTGCACCTCGGCAGCGCACGCATCTATCTTCGTTCCAACAACCTTTATACCTGGCTGAAGGACGACCGCCTCAGTTTCGATCCGGAAGTTGGCGTGGATGGCTATGTAGACCAGAATGCGCCTATCTACAAAACGATCCTGGTTGGTCTCGATATCAAGTTCTGA
- a CDS encoding tetratricopeptide repeat protein, which translates to MADTIVLIQRAHLLLSQGRSEDAIRQLSEVLQADPNNDHALSLMARARFDQKRYKEGMDLAQRAISLEPTESYYYYLLAFGFYSVDNNAHAQLNIRKAIELHPYQPDYFGLWALLLLEKNMFSDALEKANDGLSIDPENISCLNARATALNKLDRTDESIDTMRTVLDQDPENYYTHITVGWNLLEKGKQKEATVHFREALRLNPNAEAARAGLKQSLKANIPPYKWLLQYSFWINNKSKNAKWAIPIGIYLGVRAIDILSKHASPAVAMAGKVIVGLYILVALASWFINPLANIFLFFHKDGKHALTGSEKWGAVLTTSALLSGVGLLIYHLATQTGDESVYFISGVIALTLALPLSVLELPLRLRNNTIGQLYAMALILTGLVFIGLTFAGLMTINLFWVYVIAAIAFTWVASFVRR; encoded by the coding sequence ATGGCGGACACTATCGTTTTGATACAAAGAGCGCATCTGCTGCTCTCGCAGGGAAGGTCAGAAGACGCCATCAGGCAACTCAGTGAAGTGCTGCAGGCCGATCCCAATAATGATCATGCCCTTTCGCTCATGGCCCGCGCCCGCTTTGATCAGAAAAGATACAAGGAGGGAATGGATCTGGCGCAGCGCGCCATCAGCCTGGAACCTACAGAAAGTTATTACTATTATCTGCTGGCTTTCGGTTTTTACAGCGTGGACAATAACGCTCATGCACAGTTGAATATTCGCAAGGCTATCGAACTGCATCCTTATCAACCTGATTATTTCGGGCTATGGGCATTGCTCTTGCTGGAAAAGAATATGTTCAGCGATGCGCTGGAAAAAGCAAATGACGGGCTCAGCATCGATCCTGAAAATATCAGTTGTCTCAATGCACGCGCCACTGCACTCAATAAACTGGACCGAACCGATGAGAGTATCGATACGATGCGGACCGTACTGGACCAGGACCCGGAGAATTATTACACGCATATCACTGTAGGCTGGAACCTGCTGGAAAAAGGAAAGCAGAAAGAAGCGACCGTACATTTCCGCGAAGCGCTTCGTCTCAATCCCAATGCAGAGGCCGCCAGGGCAGGATTGAAGCAATCGCTCAAAGCGAATATCCCTCCTTACAAGTGGTTACTGCAATACAGTTTCTGGATCAATAACAAGAGCAAGAATGCCAAATGGGCGATACCTATCGGCATCTACCTGGGTGTAAGAGCCATCGATATCCTTTCCAAACATGCTTCACCCGCTGTAGCGATGGCTGGAAAGGTCATTGTTGGGCTGTATATCCTGGTGGCACTGGCTTCCTGGTTCATCAATCCACTGGCGAATATTTTTCTATTTTTCCATAAAGACGGGAAGCATGCACTTACCGGCAGTGAGAAATGGGGTGCAGTGCTCACCACTTCTGCTTTGTTATCGGGCGTAGGGCTCCTGATCTATCATCTGGCTACACAAACCGGCGATGAATCCGTGTATTTCATTTCCGGCGTGATAGCGCTGACGCTGGCATTACCGCTGAGCGTTCTCGAACTTCCGTTACGCCTCCGCAACAATACAATCGGGCAACTCTATGCGATGGCGCTGATACTGACCGGACTGGTGTTCATCGGTTTGACTTTTGCAGGGCTGATGACCATCAACCTGTTCTGGGTATATGTTATTGCAGCGATCGCATTTACCTGGGTTGCATCGTTTGTGCGCAGATAA